The following coding sequences lie in one Pseudoalteromonas sp. Scap06 genomic window:
- a CDS encoding aminodeoxychorismate/anthranilate synthase component II: MSEAHPIKIYFLDNFDSFSYNLVDELTMLGAELVVYRNNISAEIIFEKMQAERGQVLLVLSPGPGAPSDAGCLMELINLCKGQFPMLGICLGQQALTQSYGGVIGHAGETVHGKSSIIELDDHPVFNGMGSTIPVARYHSLMATKVPDNLAVIAKYQDIPMAIYHHQDNALGYQFHPESILTPNGAMLLQQSVAYLTRAK, encoded by the coding sequence ATGAGTGAAGCACACCCTATTAAAATTTACTTTTTAGATAACTTTGACTCATTTAGCTACAACCTTGTTGATGAGCTAACAATGCTAGGTGCTGAGTTAGTAGTTTACCGAAACAACATTAGCGCAGAGATCATATTCGAAAAAATGCAGGCAGAGCGTGGACAAGTACTGCTGGTATTATCACCAGGCCCTGGTGCGCCTAGCGATGCAGGCTGCCTTATGGAGTTAATTAACCTGTGTAAGGGCCAATTTCCAATGCTAGGTATTTGTTTAGGCCAACAAGCGCTAACACAAAGCTATGGCGGAGTAATCGGTCACGCTGGTGAAACCGTACATGGTAAGTCATCAATTATTGAGTTAGACGATCACCCGGTGTTTAACGGGATGGGTAGCACTATACCAGTGGCGCGTTATCACTCATTAATGGCCACAAAAGTGCCTGATAACTTAGCGGTTATTGCCAAATACCAAGATATTCCAATGGCTATTTATCATCATCAAGACAATGCACTGGGCTATCAATTCCACCCAGAGTCAATTTTAACGCCCAACGGCGCAATGCTACTACAGCAAAGCGTTGCTTATTTAACACGTGCCAAATAA